A part of Mycolicibacterium sp. TUM20985 genomic DNA contains:
- a CDS encoding amino acid--[acyl-carrier-protein] ligase, with protein MTVAATELESARLKFRDDLIDAGLLVPMGIDGLYGRSGEFENVIEGIDGLVRRTAGERPGMQPTVLRFPPVYPREAFERTDYIASFPNLTGSVSTFIGDDRGHKELLADRDAGRPWDGHLDPAGTMLVAAACHPVYATAPPVVPESGCLYDIYGYCFRHEPSVDPARMQAFRMHEYVYIGTPEMAQHHRDSWIDPAVGILEQLGLAAVVASANDPFFGRAGRMLAVNQRQDDLKFELLVQIYGDMDEGTAVVSANCHRDHFGHSFELVTGDGAAAHSACVGFGMERIALAMFSRHGMEPASWPDDVRAAIG; from the coding sequence ATGACGGTTGCGGCCACGGAACTGGAGTCGGCTCGGCTGAAGTTCAGGGACGACTTGATCGACGCAGGGTTGCTCGTCCCGATGGGTATCGACGGCTTGTACGGTCGCAGTGGGGAATTCGAGAACGTCATCGAGGGTATCGACGGTCTCGTCCGACGTACCGCGGGGGAGCGCCCAGGCATGCAGCCGACGGTGCTGCGCTTTCCGCCGGTCTACCCGCGCGAGGCCTTCGAGCGGACCGACTACATTGCCTCGTTTCCGAACCTGACCGGGTCCGTATCCACGTTCATTGGTGACGACCGAGGACACAAGGAACTGCTCGCGGATCGAGACGCGGGCCGGCCGTGGGACGGTCACCTCGACCCTGCCGGCACCATGCTCGTCGCCGCAGCGTGCCATCCGGTGTACGCGACCGCACCGCCCGTCGTGCCGGAGTCGGGCTGCCTCTACGACATCTACGGGTACTGCTTTCGGCACGAGCCTTCGGTCGATCCCGCTCGGATGCAAGCGTTCCGCATGCACGAGTACGTGTACATCGGCACGCCGGAGATGGCCCAGCATCATCGTGACTCGTGGATCGATCCCGCGGTGGGGATCCTCGAGCAGTTGGGTCTCGCCGCGGTGGTTGCGTCGGCCAACGATCCGTTCTTCGGCAGAGCGGGAAGGATGTTGGCGGTCAATCAGCGTCAGGATGATCTGAAGTTCGAGCTGCTGGTGCAGATCTACGGTGACATGGACGAGGGCACCGCCGTAGTGTCCGCCAACTGCCACCGTGACCACTTCGGTCATTCGTTCGAGTTGGTCACGGGGGACGGCGCAGCTGCGCACAGCGCCTGTGTCGGTTTCGGGATGGAGCGGATTGCTCTCGCGATGTTCAGTCGCCACGGTATGGAACCGGCTTCCTGGCCCGACGACGTGAGAGCAGCAATCGGTTGA
- a CDS encoding acyl-CoA dehydrogenase family protein: MTLDVDARFDTPASSGIADVVGSAAAAADAVDRHARFPAEAVEAMRAANFLSCSLPTGLGGRSASITELAAIARALGAACSSAAMVFAMHHTQALVLTKYANSGPIAELTASIAADESLLASATTEITTGGDIGSSTCAIDVEDETVTLRKNASVISYGQYADFICVTARRTADSPANDQVLLVCPASDTRLEPTGTWDVLGFRGTCSPGFLLDATTARRNVIAQDYASIAATTMVPASHTLWSNVWLGIADAAVGKARTAVRQAVRKAEGKPVPKTLLLADLLVRHQVLEAHVQREVQRYEDFRSAGSTEATIGFTLAMNNLKIDSSVSVAELVIDALRIVGLNGYREDHPLTMGRLLRDSFAPQLMVSNDRIRQTNAGLALAHRG, encoded by the coding sequence GTGACCCTCGATGTGGACGCTCGCTTCGACACCCCCGCCAGCAGCGGAATCGCTGACGTCGTGGGCTCTGCGGCCGCGGCAGCCGACGCCGTCGACCGGCACGCCCGGTTCCCCGCAGAAGCGGTCGAGGCGATGCGTGCAGCAAACTTTCTCTCGTGTTCTCTGCCAACTGGGCTGGGTGGCCGCTCGGCATCGATAACGGAGCTGGCCGCCATCGCTCGCGCCCTGGGTGCCGCCTGCAGTTCGGCGGCGATGGTTTTTGCCATGCATCACACCCAGGCATTGGTGCTCACCAAATATGCGAATTCCGGACCCATTGCCGAATTGACCGCATCGATAGCCGCCGACGAATCGCTTCTGGCGTCCGCCACGACCGAGATCACCACCGGCGGTGACATTGGCTCCTCGACCTGCGCCATAGACGTCGAGGACGAGACCGTGACGCTCCGAAAGAATGCGTCCGTCATCTCCTACGGGCAGTACGCCGACTTCATTTGCGTCACCGCGCGCCGCACGGCCGACAGCCCGGCCAACGATCAGGTGCTGTTGGTGTGCCCCGCCTCCGACACCCGGTTGGAACCCACGGGAACCTGGGACGTGCTCGGGTTTCGCGGGACGTGCAGTCCCGGTTTCCTCCTCGATGCGACGACCGCGCGGCGAAACGTCATTGCCCAGGACTATGCGAGCATCGCAGCGACCACCATGGTGCCGGCATCGCACACACTCTGGTCGAACGTGTGGCTCGGGATCGCCGACGCCGCTGTCGGCAAGGCGCGCACGGCAGTTCGACAAGCCGTGCGAAAGGCAGAAGGCAAACCCGTCCCAAAGACCTTGCTGCTGGCCGACCTACTGGTCAGACACCAAGTCTTGGAGGCCCATGTGCAGCGGGAAGTGCAGCGGTACGAGGACTTCCGTAGCGCTGGCTCTACCGAGGCGACCATCGGCTTCACCCTCGCCATGAACAACCTGAAGATCGATTCGTCCGTGTCGGTTGCCGAACTCGTCATCGATGCGCTGCGGATCGTCGGTCTCAACGGTTACCGAGAGGACCACCCGTTGACGATGGGACGATTGCTTCGTGATTCCTTCGCACCGCAACTCATGGTGTCCAACGATCGAATCCGACAGACCAACGCTGGTCTCGCGTTGGCCCACCGCGGTTAG
- a CDS encoding acyl carrier protein → MESRIRNILMMHGKVPADSADVDIEANLYELGLTSHASVNVMLALEDEFEIEFPDEALKKSTFATIDSIQRVVGDLVSTST, encoded by the coding sequence ATGGAAAGTCGAATTCGCAACATCCTAATGATGCACGGCAAGGTGCCCGCTGACTCGGCCGATGTCGATATCGAGGCCAATTTGTACGAACTCGGACTGACCTCGCACGCTTCGGTGAACGTCATGTTGGCGCTCGAGGACGAGTTCGAAATCGAATTTCCCGACGAAGCCCTCAAGAAGTCGACATTTGCGACGATCGACAGCATCCAACGCGTCGTGGGTGATCTCGTGTCCACCTCGACATGA
- a CDS encoding DUF1839 family protein: MTPSQLICTSPTVPTLRIDDTPATHQSHFTHDADRIWPETNCYVDLWIELLHSLGLDPVPSFAFVFSADHDGLQWSFIKPSPDDLRRLYGLDVTEENVWMPVLETVAAGREQGILHTVEVDGWWLPDTAGTSYRSEHVKTTIVPTWLDRSEKRMRYLHNAGLFELGAEDFDGIFNLAPDTAPSLPPYIERVRWQPRGGVGDAVAAVVEDHVSRRPIGNPVERLASGIVTASAWLPQAGDDRFHRWAFATLRQAGATAELAADLAVHVDGLFDGTAAAESHFRSVAAGAKAVQFKMARVARGRTVDVGPALDEMSRSWQSAMDLVLDAVL, from the coding sequence ATGACACCTTCGCAGCTGATCTGCACGTCCCCAACCGTTCCCACGCTCCGCATCGACGACACTCCCGCCACGCACCAGTCGCACTTCACCCACGACGCCGACCGGATCTGGCCGGAAACCAATTGCTACGTGGACCTGTGGATCGAACTGTTGCACAGCCTCGGGCTCGACCCGGTCCCGTCGTTCGCCTTCGTCTTCTCAGCCGACCACGACGGGCTGCAGTGGTCATTCATCAAGCCGTCTCCCGACGATCTCCGCCGTCTGTACGGCCTCGATGTCACCGAGGAGAACGTGTGGATGCCGGTGCTGGAGACCGTGGCAGCCGGACGGGAGCAGGGAATCCTGCACACCGTCGAGGTCGACGGCTGGTGGCTGCCCGACACCGCGGGCACCAGTTACCGCAGTGAACACGTCAAGACCACCATCGTTCCGACCTGGCTGGACCGCTCTGAGAAGCGCATGCGGTATCTCCACAACGCGGGACTGTTCGAACTCGGCGCCGAGGACTTCGACGGAATCTTCAACCTCGCGCCCGACACCGCGCCGAGCTTGCCGCCGTACATCGAGCGGGTTCGTTGGCAGCCACGGGGCGGAGTCGGCGACGCGGTGGCCGCCGTCGTCGAGGACCACGTCAGCCGGCGGCCGATCGGCAATCCGGTCGAACGACTCGCCAGCGGAATCGTCACCGCGTCGGCATGGCTTCCGCAAGCCGGCGACGACCGCTTCCATCGATGGGCGTTCGCCACGCTCCGACAGGCGGGGGCCACGGCCGAACTCGCCGCGGATCTCGCCGTCCACGTCGACGGACTGTTCGACGGCACCGCGGCGGCCGAGAGCCACTTCCGGTCCGTGGCGGCCGGCGCGAAGGCGGTGCAGTTCAAGATGGCGAGGGTGGCCCGCGGCAGGACCGTCGACGTCGGACCGGCGCTCGACGAGATGTCCCGGTCCTGGCAGTCGGCGATGGACCTCGTCCTCGACGCCGTGCTTTAG
- a CDS encoding glycoside hydrolase family 2 protein: protein MPLDWQAIRCRPGVYAHSSDVSGEWPGSLDVGPATTVAAVFGDVDDPDDFDHWFRTVLEVDEATVVEFGGLTFPATVFVDGVEVGRCESMFMPVRVEFGAGSHEVCVHFASLAAWLAIRRPRGRWRSSLVAAPGMRWARTTLIGRAPVYGPVPAPVGFWRPVVTTPARCWTSHTVSTEPTTGEVRIDGTCGADDGTEIHAAITDGVDGTVTDVRGRVDDGRFTLRAHVAAPRLWWPHGYGPAHCYGLTLSLDGHPVRHRTIGFRRLDVDTGGGGFRVVVNGVAIFCRGATWTPPDPVRLLSDRPAIEELVSTFVDAGANMLRIVGGMVYEQDEFWEVCAEKGVMVWQDAMQSTFDPPPEQSDLIADELCGVLDAVSGNPAVTVVSGGSETLQRPEMLGLDREQRSIALIESVLPARVARHSDAHYVTASPSPPPDSDDLAIRPDTGIAHWFGVGGYLRPVADVHTAGVRFAAECLAFSNPPVLAAVERHFGSAAVAGHDPRWKAAVPRDRGSSWDFEDVRDFYAERIFGEDLLTTRRIDPERYLQLGRLAVAEAMRACFAFWRRPDSGCGGALVLTAKDLCPGAGWGLLDVDGMPKPALAVLRRVWAPVCVVVADGGLAGVRIDVHNDTERAISGALRLIASHANGNRMTAAREDVVVPPHSSVTLTDADVTGAFRDLSHAFRFGPATADAIEASFDYDDGTASVSDVMIVNPRSGQPSTGVAVTVTSDGPNEADDRWLLEVSSPASLRYVTVDAPGWQPSDDSFHLPVGTTRHLLLRRTTATGQPAGTLDSIDLVSPKTFGARP from the coding sequence ATGCCCCTTGACTGGCAAGCGATTCGGTGCCGGCCCGGCGTCTACGCGCACTCCTCCGACGTGTCCGGAGAATGGCCGGGGAGTCTCGACGTCGGACCGGCCACCACCGTCGCAGCCGTCTTCGGTGACGTCGACGACCCCGACGACTTCGACCACTGGTTCCGGACCGTCCTCGAGGTCGACGAGGCGACGGTGGTGGAGTTCGGCGGCCTGACCTTCCCCGCCACCGTCTTCGTCGACGGCGTGGAGGTCGGCCGTTGCGAATCGATGTTCATGCCGGTGCGGGTCGAGTTCGGCGCAGGCAGCCACGAGGTGTGCGTCCACTTCGCGTCGCTCGCGGCGTGGCTGGCGATCCGCAGACCTCGGGGCCGGTGGCGTTCGAGCCTGGTCGCCGCACCCGGAATGCGTTGGGCAAGAACGACTTTGATAGGTCGGGCGCCGGTCTACGGCCCGGTTCCCGCCCCGGTTGGATTCTGGCGACCCGTCGTCACCACGCCGGCTCGGTGTTGGACGAGCCATACCGTGTCGACTGAGCCCACGACGGGTGAGGTTCGCATCGACGGCACCTGTGGGGCCGACGACGGGACCGAGATCCACGCCGCGATCACCGACGGCGTGGACGGCACGGTGACCGACGTGCGTGGTCGCGTCGATGACGGGCGATTCACCCTGCGGGCTCACGTCGCGGCGCCCCGGCTCTGGTGGCCCCACGGTTATGGCCCGGCGCACTGCTACGGGTTGACGCTGAGCCTCGACGGCCATCCGGTCCGTCACCGGACGATCGGTTTCCGGAGGTTGGACGTGGACACCGGTGGCGGTGGGTTCCGCGTCGTCGTCAACGGTGTCGCGATCTTCTGCCGGGGTGCGACGTGGACCCCGCCCGACCCCGTGCGCCTGCTGTCCGATCGACCGGCCATCGAGGAGCTCGTCTCGACGTTCGTCGACGCCGGCGCCAACATGCTGCGCATCGTGGGCGGGATGGTCTACGAACAGGACGAGTTCTGGGAGGTCTGCGCCGAGAAGGGCGTCATGGTGTGGCAGGACGCCATGCAGTCGACCTTCGATCCGCCTCCCGAACAGTCGGACCTGATCGCCGACGAACTGTGCGGTGTCCTCGATGCCGTCTCGGGCAACCCCGCAGTCACCGTCGTCAGCGGGGGGAGCGAAACTCTGCAGCGGCCCGAGATGTTGGGCCTGGACCGCGAACAGCGCTCGATCGCCCTCATCGAGTCGGTGCTACCCGCACGGGTGGCACGCCACAGCGATGCCCACTACGTCACGGCGTCGCCGTCACCACCCCCCGACTCCGACGACCTGGCCATCCGGCCTGATACGGGGATCGCGCACTGGTTCGGCGTTGGCGGCTACCTTCGACCGGTTGCCGACGTCCACACCGCGGGGGTGAGATTCGCCGCCGAATGCCTTGCCTTCTCCAACCCGCCGGTCCTCGCCGCGGTCGAACGCCACTTCGGTTCGGCGGCCGTGGCCGGCCACGACCCACGGTGGAAGGCAGCCGTACCGCGCGACCGTGGCTCGTCATGGGACTTCGAGGACGTTCGAGACTTCTACGCCGAACGCATCTTCGGCGAGGACCTGCTGACCACCCGGCGGATCGACCCCGAGCGCTATCTGCAACTGGGGCGGCTCGCGGTGGCCGAGGCGATGCGCGCCTGCTTCGCCTTCTGGCGACGACCGGACTCGGGCTGTGGCGGCGCTCTGGTGCTCACGGCCAAGGACCTCTGCCCCGGTGCGGGTTGGGGACTGCTCGACGTGGACGGGATGCCCAAACCCGCACTGGCCGTGCTCCGTCGGGTGTGGGCGCCCGTATGCGTAGTCGTGGCGGATGGCGGGCTGGCCGGCGTCCGCATCGACGTTCACAACGACACCGAACGGGCGATCAGCGGCGCGCTGCGGCTGATCGCCAGCCACGCCAACGGGAATCGGATGACCGCCGCTCGCGAGGACGTCGTCGTTCCGCCGCACTCGTCGGTGACCCTGACGGACGCCGACGTCACCGGCGCCTTCCGCGATCTGTCCCATGCGTTTCGGTTCGGGCCCGCGACCGCCGACGCCATCGAGGCCAGCTTCGACTACGACGACGGCACGGCATCCGTCAGCGACGTCATGATCGTCAATCCCCGCAGCGGTCAGCCGAGCACGGGCGTCGCGGTGACGGTCACGTCGGACGGCCCGAACGAAGCAGATGACCGATGGCTGCTCGAGGTCTCCTCGCCCGCCTCGCTGCGCTACGTCACCGTCGACGCCCCCGGTTGGCAGCCCTCCGACGACTCGTTCCACCTCCCGGTCGGCACCACCCGTCACCTCTTGCTCCGACGGACCACGGCCACCGGGCAGCCCGCAGGCACGCTCGATTCGATCGATCTCGTGTCGCCCAAGACGTTCGGAGCCCGGCCATGA
- a CDS encoding holo-ACP synthase: MTELVPPPGYRIRTGCDIVAVAEVEQSIACFGDRYLRRVFTPGELSYSDGPDRAARLAARFAAKEAVIKAFAEPSAAFGFFDVEVETMGSVPRLVFRGTAARLAAEQGWVSSSVSLTHAPCHAAAMVAASCVESPRSTNG; encoded by the coding sequence ATGACAGAACTCGTGCCCCCGCCGGGGTACCGCATCCGGACCGGCTGCGACATCGTCGCCGTGGCCGAGGTCGAACAATCCATCGCCTGCTTCGGCGACCGCTATCTGCGCAGGGTCTTCACCCCGGGGGAGCTGAGCTACAGCGACGGCCCGGACCGCGCGGCCCGGCTGGCGGCGCGCTTCGCCGCCAAGGAGGCGGTGATCAAGGCCTTCGCCGAGCCGTCTGCGGCGTTCGGCTTCTTCGACGTCGAGGTCGAAACCATGGGCTCGGTGCCGAGGCTGGTGTTCCGCGGCACCGCGGCCAGGTTGGCAGCCGAGCAAGGCTGGGTGAGTAGTTCGGTCTCGCTGACACACGCGCCGTGCCATGCCGCTGCGATGGTGGCCGCCAGCTGCGTCGAGAGCCCGCGGTCTACCAATGGGTGA
- a CDS encoding glycosyltransferase family 2 protein produces MGEHARISLICSTIGRPRAIRELLDSVARSDVAEAVEFVLVDQSPDRSCIAVLDEVDMPGPKISTVTGRGLSIGRNRGIALSTAPILAFPDDNCLFPTDTIGRALDVLVGRPDLAGISGTQATAAGTPSMLRWPDEPTLITRRNFFRTSISSTLFLRRSALPSDGPFDEGIGAGSVGWRGAGEESDLLLRLIASGHQVLYRPDIVVNQEDDRDAITDEYVTKMLKYGVGMGHLWRRHRLSRAQLGYLAARKLAGCGMRTVRGRTIEARADIAYLRGQWAGYRGTDPKAP; encoded by the coding sequence ATGGGTGAGCACGCTCGAATCTCCTTGATCTGCAGCACGATCGGTCGCCCCCGGGCAATTCGCGAGCTCCTCGACTCCGTCGCCCGCAGCGACGTCGCCGAGGCCGTTGAGTTCGTGCTCGTCGATCAAAGTCCGGACCGCTCTTGCATCGCCGTGCTCGACGAGGTCGACATGCCGGGACCAAAGATCTCGACGGTCACGGGTCGAGGTCTGTCGATCGGGCGCAACCGCGGCATCGCCCTGTCCACCGCGCCCATCCTCGCGTTTCCCGACGACAACTGCCTCTTCCCCACGGACACCATCGGCCGGGCGCTCGACGTGCTCGTCGGCCGCCCTGACCTCGCAGGCATATCGGGTACGCAAGCGACCGCCGCAGGCACGCCGTCGATGCTCCGGTGGCCGGACGAGCCCACCCTCATCACGCGCAGGAACTTCTTCCGCACGTCCATCTCCAGCACGCTCTTCCTTCGCCGATCGGCGCTGCCGTCGGACGGCCCGTTCGACGAAGGGATCGGTGCCGGGTCGGTCGGCTGGCGCGGCGCGGGCGAAGAGTCCGATCTGCTGCTGCGCTTGATCGCTTCAGGACACCAGGTGCTGTACCGACCCGATATCGTCGTCAACCAGGAAGACGACCGCGACGCGATTACGGATGAGTACGTGACCAAGATGCTGAAGTACGGGGTCGGCATGGGTCACCTCTGGCGGCGCCACCGGCTCTCGAGGGCGCAACTGGGTTACCTCGCGGCGCGCAAGCTCGCCGGGTGCGGCATGCGCACCGTGCGCGGCAGGACGATCGAGGCCAGGGCGGACATTGCCTATCTCCGCGGCCAGTGGGCCGGATATCGCGGCACCGACCCGAAGGCCCCATGA
- a CDS encoding O-antigen polymerase, protein MTQATPATASGGHAGGTDRSPRPGLWWLSPAIIPLVVAAAAILPTAFTSDETFRTSWRSPKSVTTDTLLLFACGAAAVAFGALVGIALARNRSPRTLTGPWPGLDEETIRLLRRSSTVLTTATVLGYLGFVVLIARAGISPAELFGGSDAYGSVALKDRIGTVPGVTTLTQLGIAAVVVSTVTLTQQFSRRELGKIALVIGLAVPRAYIYSERLALLELVIPVCVIVAMKLSTRRGPPRLIAQTIPVFGMVVVVALFGLFEYFRSWTFYRAQGATSFVDFAISRFAGYYATALNNGQLVIDHLQWPNRWPYDTIEAFWTAPGIENVGLYERVGGHVPPYNRTDMSPYFDVLKHYANPEFNNPSGYAAPFVDYGVVGGLAFFLAVGIVAGLLYEFFASGRPMALLLYPVVFTGLVEMPRYLYWVQGRTTYTWVALLAITVLIAKNTRQRR, encoded by the coding sequence ATGACCCAGGCGACACCCGCCACCGCATCCGGCGGCCACGCCGGCGGGACCGACCGTTCGCCCCGTCCCGGTCTGTGGTGGTTGTCGCCTGCGATCATCCCGCTCGTCGTGGCCGCTGCCGCGATCCTGCCGACGGCGTTCACCAGCGACGAGACGTTCCGCACGTCGTGGCGCAGTCCCAAGTCGGTCACCACCGACACCCTCCTGCTGTTCGCGTGCGGCGCCGCCGCGGTCGCCTTCGGCGCGCTGGTCGGGATCGCTCTGGCACGCAACCGATCACCTCGAACCCTCACCGGCCCCTGGCCGGGCCTGGACGAAGAGACCATTCGGCTCCTTCGCCGCTCGAGCACCGTGCTGACCACCGCCACCGTCCTGGGATACCTCGGGTTCGTGGTGCTGATCGCCAGAGCGGGGATCTCACCGGCCGAACTGTTCGGCGGATCCGACGCCTACGGGTCGGTAGCGCTGAAGGACCGCATCGGCACCGTGCCCGGCGTCACCACGCTGACGCAATTGGGAATCGCCGCCGTGGTGGTCTCGACCGTCACGCTCACCCAGCAATTCTCCCGGCGCGAGCTGGGCAAGATTGCTCTGGTCATCGGGCTCGCCGTCCCGCGCGCCTACATCTACTCCGAGAGGCTGGCGCTACTCGAACTGGTCATCCCGGTGTGCGTCATCGTCGCCATGAAATTGTCGACCCGGCGCGGCCCGCCGAGGCTGATCGCGCAGACGATCCCCGTCTTCGGCATGGTGGTCGTCGTCGCTCTCTTCGGACTGTTCGAATACTTCCGGTCGTGGACGTTCTATCGGGCGCAGGGGGCCACCTCGTTCGTCGACTTCGCCATCAGTCGATTCGCCGGCTACTACGCGACCGCATTGAACAACGGCCAATTGGTCATCGACCATCTGCAGTGGCCCAATCGATGGCCGTACGACACCATAGAAGCGTTCTGGACCGCGCCTGGCATCGAGAACGTGGGTCTCTACGAGCGAGTCGGCGGCCACGTGCCGCCGTACAACCGCACCGACATGTCGCCGTACTTCGACGTCCTCAAGCACTACGCGAACCCCGAATTCAACAATCCGAGTGGTTACGCCGCACCCTTCGTGGACTACGGCGTCGTCGGCGGCCTCGCCTTCTTCCTGGCCGTCGGGATAGTAGCCGGACTGCTCTATGAATTCTTTGCCAGCGGACGGCCGATGGCGTTGCTGCTGTACCCGGTGGTCTTCACCGGTCTCGTCGAGATGCCCCGCTACCTTTACTGGGTCCAAGGGCGCACAACGTACACTTGGGTTGCACTTCTGGCGATCACCGTACTGATTGCCAAAAACACCCGGCAACGCCGGTAG
- a CDS encoding right-handed parallel beta-helix repeat-containing protein encodes MAVLAIGCQSTESKSDTPTDSTAALQAQLDAMKPGGSLTLDAKAYAHSGVLHLRVPRVQIDGNGATLQATNDATSAIQIQADGVQLSNLRLTAPAQGPRMSSLDQHKLVVAGNGDTVANVTIDGSAAAGIFVSGAQNFTLRNVDISNTRADGLHMTDGAGPGVVNGVKTGQTGDDAVAVVSYRDAKPTHDINVSNVSVASTRWGRGISVVGGSNIDVTGFDVASTNAAAVYVATEGSPYFTLPVDDVTISNGSIRQANQNPDIVHGAILVVAASQSAGIRNVTISNVDISGTSPTAGRNVAIIDDGGSIGQVAIDQIHIDSDAVDPFVAQANSGGYQLAGWTIGGKSVNVG; translated from the coding sequence ATGGCCGTATTGGCCATCGGCTGCCAGAGCACAGAGTCCAAGAGCGATACCCCCACCGACAGCACAGCCGCTCTGCAAGCTCAGCTGGACGCGATGAAGCCTGGTGGCAGCCTCACGCTGGACGCCAAGGCCTACGCCCACAGCGGTGTCCTCCACCTCCGCGTGCCCCGTGTCCAGATCGACGGCAACGGCGCCACCCTGCAGGCGACCAACGACGCCACCTCCGCGATCCAGATCCAGGCCGACGGCGTGCAGCTCAGCAACCTCAGGTTGACCGCACCTGCGCAGGGGCCGCGGATGAGTAGCCTCGATCAGCACAAGCTCGTCGTCGCCGGCAACGGGGACACCGTCGCCAACGTCACGATCGACGGCTCCGCGGCGGCGGGCATCTTCGTCAGTGGCGCGCAGAACTTCACACTCAGGAACGTCGACATCAGCAACACCCGTGCTGACGGCCTCCATATGACCGACGGTGCCGGTCCTGGCGTCGTCAACGGAGTGAAAACCGGCCAGACGGGCGATGACGCCGTCGCCGTGGTCTCCTACCGGGATGCCAAGCCCACGCATGACATCAACGTCAGCAACGTTTCCGTAGCGAGCACGCGCTGGGGCCGCGGCATTTCTGTGGTCGGCGGCTCCAACATCGACGTGACCGGCTTCGACGTCGCCTCCACCAACGCCGCGGCGGTCTACGTCGCGACCGAGGGCAGCCCATACTTCACGCTGCCCGTCGACGACGTCACGATCAGCAACGGCTCGATCCGGCAGGCAAACCAGAACCCCGACATCGTCCACGGCGCGATCCTCGTGGTCGCGGCGAGCCAGAGCGCAGGCATTCGGAACGTGACGATCTCGAACGTCGACATCTCGGGCACCAGTCCCACAGCGGGTCGAAACGTCGCCATCATCGACGACGGCGGATCCATCGGACAGGTCGCGATCGACCAGATCCACATCGATAGCGACGCAGTCGACCCCTTCGTCGCGCAGGCCAATTCCGGCGGCTACCAGCTCGCGGGATGGACGATTGGCGGAAAATCGGTTAACGTCGGCTGA
- a CDS encoding glycosyltransferase family 4 protein — protein sequence MTPPVRLHVNGKWLAQRVTGTQRYATEVVRAIIATESAPLVLHVPAGAVVPEWLQESELVDVRRAPVAGVLFEQIYLPIVSAGHTLLNFAGPAPIMKRRQLVTMHDAAPFRWPQTYTKAFVAFYRVMYTLLGRWAQQLVTVSHFSARELNDVLRIPLSRFVVAGCSADALSSVVPVRPDLDVSHPFYLVVGTLAVHKNLPAPVQALVASGRSVVVVGASGDRQAFSQSSTMPQGTVIAGHLDDSELAWLYQNARALIFPSKYEGFGLPPLEAQKLGCPVVTSFAAALPEVVAQAGLYFDPDDPATLIEALDTLECDESLAQDLRRRGLANAQRYSWHDTAVAVLESVGVSVPSRPDLTVPNRPRRLPRRLPLRA from the coding sequence GTGACGCCGCCGGTTCGACTGCACGTCAACGGCAAGTGGCTGGCCCAACGCGTCACCGGCACCCAGCGCTACGCCACGGAGGTCGTCCGGGCGATCATCGCGACGGAGTCCGCCCCTCTGGTGCTACACGTCCCGGCCGGGGCCGTCGTCCCGGAGTGGCTCCAAGAATCCGAGCTGGTCGACGTCCGGCGCGCCCCCGTGGCGGGCGTCCTCTTCGAGCAGATCTACCTGCCGATCGTCTCCGCGGGGCACACGCTGCTGAACTTCGCGGGTCCAGCCCCGATCATGAAGCGCCGCCAGCTGGTGACGATGCACGACGCCGCCCCGTTCCGTTGGCCCCAGACCTACACCAAGGCCTTCGTCGCGTTCTACCGAGTCATGTACACCCTGCTCGGACGTTGGGCCCAGCAGCTCGTGACCGTGTCGCACTTCAGCGCGCGTGAGTTGAACGACGTCCTCCGCATACCGCTGTCCCGATTCGTCGTCGCCGGCTGTTCGGCCGATGCCCTCAGCTCGGTGGTGCCAGTCCGTCCCGACCTCGACGTTTCCCACCCCTTCTACCTCGTGGTGGGCACCTTGGCGGTGCACAAGAACCTGCCCGCTCCGGTCCAAGCGTTGGTGGCCTCGGGCAGGTCCGTCGTGGTGGTGGGGGCGTCCGGAGACCGACAGGCCTTCTCCCAAAGTTCGACCATGCCCCAGGGCACGGTGATTGCTGGTCACCTGGACGATTCCGAACTCGCCTGGCTGTATCAGAATGCCCGCGCGCTGATATTCCCCTCCAAGTACGAGGGTTTCGGCCTGCCGCCACTGGAGGCGCAGAAGCTTGGCTGTCCCGTCGTCACGTCCTTCGCCGCAGCCCTACCCGAGGTCGTCGCACAGGCCGGTCTCTACTTCGACCCGGATGATCCCGCCACCCTGATCGAGGCCCTCGACACGCTGGAATGCGACGAGTCCCTTGCCCAGGACCTTCGCAGGCGTGGCCTGGCGAATGCGCAGCGCTACTCCTGGCACGACACCGCCGTCGCGGTCCTGGAATCGGTGGGCGTCTCGGTGCCGTCGCGACCCGACCTCACCGTGCCGAATCGGCCGCGCCGTCTTCCTCGACGTCTTCCTCTGCGGGCCTGA